In the Sediminibacter sp. Hel_I_10 genome, one interval contains:
- the tgt gene encoding tRNA guanosine(34) transglycosylase Tgt, translating into MNFKLKASDAQTKARAGEITTDHGTIETPIFMPVGTVASVKGVHQRELKNDINPDIILGNTYHLFLRPQTPILEKAGGLHKFMNWDRNILTDSGGYQVYSLSDNRKIKEEGVKFKSHIDGSYHVFTPENVMEIQRSIGADIIMAFDECTPYPCDYNYAKRSMHMTHRWLERCMAHLKKTPLKYDYDQTFFPIVQGSTYKDLRKQSAEYIANAGAEGNAIGGLSVGEPAEEMYGMTEVVCDILPEEKPRYLMGVGTPINILENIALGVDMFDCVMPTRNARNGMLFTANGTINIKNLKWADDFSPVDEMGITFVDTEYSKAYLRHLFTVNELLGKQIATIHNLGFYMWLVREARKHIIAGDFRTWKEKMVKQMDKRL; encoded by the coding sequence ATGAATTTTAAACTTAAGGCCAGTGATGCCCAAACAAAAGCAAGGGCAGGTGAAATTACCACCGATCACGGTACCATTGAAACCCCTATTTTTATGCCTGTTGGCACGGTGGCTTCAGTAAAAGGAGTACATCAACGCGAACTTAAAAATGATATCAATCCTGATATCATACTTGGTAATACCTATCATTTATTTTTGAGACCCCAAACTCCAATATTGGAGAAAGCAGGCGGCTTGCATAAATTTATGAATTGGGACCGAAATATTTTAACCGATTCTGGAGGATATCAAGTATACTCACTATCAGACAATAGGAAAATTAAAGAGGAGGGAGTTAAATTTAAATCCCATATAGACGGGAGCTATCACGTGTTTACCCCAGAAAATGTAATGGAAATTCAGCGCAGTATTGGTGCAGATATCATCATGGCATTTGATGAATGTACACCCTATCCTTGTGATTATAATTATGCCAAGCGCTCCATGCACATGACGCACCGGTGGTTAGAGCGTTGTATGGCACATCTAAAGAAAACACCTTTGAAATACGATTACGATCAAACGTTTTTTCCAATCGTGCAAGGGAGTACTTATAAAGACTTAAGAAAACAATCTGCAGAATATATTGCCAATGCTGGAGCAGAGGGGAATGCTATTGGCGGCTTGTCTGTTGGAGAACCTGCGGAAGAAATGTATGGCATGACAGAAGTGGTCTGTGATATTCTACCAGAGGAAAAACCCAGATACCTCATGGGTGTTGGCACTCCAATAAATATCTTGGAGAACATTGCTCTTGGAGTAGATATGTTTGATTGTGTCATGCCCACGAGAAATGCAAGAAATGGAATGTTATTTACCGCTAACGGTACCATAAATATCAAGAACTTGAAATGGGCCGATGATTTTTCGCCTGTTGATGAAATGGGCATCACCTTTGTTGATACGGAATATTCCAAAGCCTATTTAAGGCACCTATTTACAGTAAATGAATTGTTAGGAAAGCAAATTGCGACCATTCATAATTTGGGCTTTTACATGTGGCTGGTTCGAGAAGCGAGAAAGCATATTATCGCAGGCGATTTTAGAACTTGGAAGGAAAAAATGGTAAAACAAATGGACAAGAGACTCTAA
- a CDS encoding transketolase — MPNIQKLEDLTTQVRRDILRMVHKVNSGHPGGSLGCAEFIVTLYQEILERNGGFDMDGIGEDLFFLSNGHISPVFYSVLARSGYFPVEELSTFRIIDSRLQGHPTTHEGLPGIRVASGSLGQGFSVALGAAQTKKLNKDKHLIYSLHGDGELQEGQNWEAIMYAAGNNVDNIISTIDLNGQQIDGPTDVVLPMGNLKAKFEAFGWIVVEIIQGNTIEEILKGMALAKSKTGQGKPVCVLLKTVMGNGVDFMMHTHAWHGKAPNDDQLEVGLAQNEETLGDY; from the coding sequence ATGCCAAACATTCAAAAATTAGAAGATTTAACCACACAAGTACGTAGAGACATCCTGCGAATGGTTCATAAAGTTAATTCTGGCCATCCTGGAGGCTCATTAGGTTGTGCTGAATTTATAGTAACCCTTTATCAAGAAATTCTAGAAAGAAATGGTGGTTTTGATATGGATGGTATAGGAGAAGATTTATTTTTCCTTTCAAACGGACATATTTCCCCTGTGTTCTATAGCGTTTTAGCAAGATCTGGTTATTTCCCAGTAGAAGAATTAAGTACGTTTAGAATTATAGATTCCCGTTTACAGGGTCATCCTACCACTCATGAAGGCCTTCCGGGTATTCGAGTGGCTTCGGGCTCTTTGGGTCAAGGATTTTCGGTAGCCCTAGGTGCTGCTCAAACTAAAAAGCTAAATAAAGACAAACATCTCATATATAGCTTGCACGGAGACGGCGAGTTACAAGAAGGACAAAATTGGGAAGCCATTATGTATGCGGCTGGAAACAATGTAGATAATATCATTTCTACCATTGATCTTAACGGCCAACAAATTGATGGTCCAACTGATGTGGTTTTACCTATGGGTAACCTTAAAGCCAAATTTGAAGCTTTCGGTTGGATTGTTGTAGAAATTATCCAAGGCAATACCATTGAAGAGATATTAAAAGGAATGGCTTTAGCAAAATCTAAAACTGGGCAAGGCAAACCTGTATGCGTATTATTAAAAACAGTTATGGGTAATGGTGTTGATTTTATGATGCACACGCACGCTTGGCATGGAAAAGCTCCAAACGATGACCAATTAGAAGTTGGTTTGGCACAAAATGAAGAAACTTTAGGAGATTACTAA
- a CDS encoding transketolase family protein, with translation MKTYTNTGSKDTRSGFGAGLTELGKTNENVVALCADLIGSLKMDDFKANHPERFFQVGIAEANMIGLAAGMTIGGKIPFTGTFANFSTGRVYDQIRQSVAYSGKNVKICASHAGLTLGEDGATHQILEDIGLMKMLPGMTVINTCDYNQTKAATIAIADYDGPVYLRFGRPKVANFTAEDQTFEIGKAVLLTEGTDVTIVATGHLVWEALEAAKTLNEKGVSAEVINIHTIKPLDDKAILDSVAKTKCIVTAEEHNFLGGLGESIARVLAQHLPTPQEFVATKDTFGESGTPAQLMDKYGLNAEAITKAAENVIRRKK, from the coding sequence ATGAAAACATATACCAACACAGGAAGTAAGGATACGCGTTCAGGATTTGGAGCTGGACTTACAGAATTAGGAAAAACAAACGAAAACGTCGTTGCACTTTGTGCCGATTTAATTGGTTCTTTAAAAATGGACGATTTTAAAGCCAACCATCCAGAACGCTTTTTTCAAGTAGGTATTGCAGAAGCAAACATGATTGGTTTGGCTGCCGGGATGACTATTGGCGGTAAAATTCCTTTTACAGGAACTTTTGCCAATTTTTCTACAGGTCGTGTTTATGATCAAATTCGTCAAAGTGTAGCGTATTCCGGTAAAAATGTAAAAATCTGTGCATCGCACGCTGGCCTAACTTTAGGAGAAGATGGCGCAACACATCAAATTCTCGAAGATATTGGATTAATGAAAATGCTTCCGGGTATGACGGTAATCAATACTTGTGATTACAATCAAACCAAAGCAGCAACCATTGCCATTGCAGATTATGACGGACCAGTATATTTGCGTTTTGGACGACCAAAGGTAGCAAATTTCACAGCAGAAGATCAAACCTTTGAGATTGGTAAAGCGGTACTTTTAACAGAAGGAACCGATGTTACTATTGTTGCCACTGGACATCTCGTTTGGGAAGCTTTAGAAGCAGCAAAAACCTTAAATGAAAAAGGTGTTTCTGCGGAAGTCATTAATATCCACACCATAAAACCCTTAGATGATAAAGCCATCTTAGATTCTGTCGCCAAAACAAAATGTATTGTTACAGCAGAAGAGCATAATTTCTTAGGAGGTTTAGGTGAAAGCATTGCAAGAGTATTAGCGCAACACTTACCAACGCCACAGGAATTTGTAGCCACTAAAGATACTTTTGGTGAATCTGGAACTCCAGCTCAGCTTATGGATAAATATGGTTTAAATGCAGAAGCTATTACCAAGGCGGCTGAAAACGTCATAAGACGTAAAAAATAA
- a CDS encoding outer membrane beta-barrel protein, with protein MNISKRFKSKTNISKTVLTMAVFSLLCFSINAQEGSAFGIKGGLNYGANGDYFESIGSNAKHPDRNIGYHLGVFGKIGDRFYFRPELVYTSMKSDYDSDVFTTQKLDAPLLVGVKVIGPLSVFGGPSLQYILNNEFDGIDIDNVENDFSVGLNFGIGLSLGKLGLDLRYERGYSENEATFIGNNLGEDVSSRVDTRPDQLILSLSLAL; from the coding sequence ATGAACATTTCAAAAAGATTTAAGTCAAAAACCAACATCTCTAAGACGGTCTTGACCATGGCAGTCTTTTCGCTCTTATGCTTCAGCATAAATGCACAAGAAGGAAGTGCTTTTGGGATCAAAGGCGGACTTAACTATGGTGCCAATGGAGATTATTTTGAATCCATAGGCAGCAATGCAAAACATCCAGATCGAAATATTGGATATCATTTAGGTGTCTTCGGAAAAATTGGCGATCGCTTTTATTTTAGACCTGAACTTGTATACACGAGCATGAAGAGTGATTACGATAGTGACGTGTTTACAACCCAAAAATTAGATGCACCGTTATTAGTTGGCGTAAAGGTTATTGGTCCCTTATCAGTTTTTGGAGGCCCGTCTTTGCAATATATTTTAAATAATGAGTTTGATGGCATAGACATCGATAACGTTGAAAACGACTTTTCAGTAGGATTAAATTTCGGTATCGGTCTTAGCCTAGGAAAATTGGGTCTTGACTTGCGTTATGAAAGAGGCTATAGTGAAAATGAAGCCACCTTTATTGGAAATAATTTAGGTGAAGACGTTTCAAGTCGAGTCGATACAAGACCAGATCAATTGATCTTGAGCTTATCCTTAGCCTTATAA
- a CDS encoding FKBP-type peptidyl-prolyl cis-trans isomerase, whose translation MKLNVVYIFAIVVLSCLSSCKKDDDGDLVFLPPRDRTEQQIADRDSLIGYLETHYYNSSTFDVPGNYSTSDIVLTELPKDDSGNYLSLPDPENNTLLIDSPLLETNTTTFAETEYEYYVLRLNEGGGENPNFSDNIKINYSGILLDGEVFDNTVNADMPLDLVRLIPAWRIVIPSFGTAEGGSTLNEDGTFSYENYGLGVMFIPSGLAYFSEVPYTYTNLIFKFELYDSTVNDHDGDGVLSHLEDINENSNVFDDDSDGDGLPDYVDTDDDGDGVFTLFEDIDGDGDPTNDDTNNNGIPNYLDPESTESNQD comes from the coding sequence ATGAAGTTAAATGTAGTTTACATTTTTGCAATTGTAGTTTTAAGTTGTTTGTCATCTTGCAAGAAAGATGATGATGGTGATTTGGTTTTTTTACCGCCAAGAGATAGAACAGAACAGCAAATCGCAGACCGTGATTCATTAATAGGTTATTTGGAGACGCATTATTACAACTCATCAACTTTTGACGTTCCTGGTAATTATTCGACTAGTGACATCGTGTTGACGGAATTACCTAAAGATGACAGTGGTAATTATTTATCGTTACCGGATCCTGAAAACAATACATTGCTGATAGACTCACCTCTTTTAGAAACGAATACAACAACTTTTGCAGAGACAGAATATGAGTATTATGTACTTAGACTTAATGAAGGGGGAGGAGAAAATCCAAATTTTAGTGATAATATTAAAATTAATTATTCAGGAATTTTGTTAGACGGCGAAGTATTTGACAATACGGTTAATGCCGATATGCCTTTAGATCTCGTTAGACTCATACCTGCTTGGAGAATTGTTATACCGAGTTTTGGAACAGCAGAGGGCGGTAGTACTCTAAATGAAGACGGCACATTTTCTTACGAAAATTATGGTTTGGGAGTGATGTTTATCCCTTCAGGTTTAGCGTATTTTAGCGAAGTTCCATATACATATACCAATTTGATTTTTAAATTTGAATTGTATGACTCTACGGTTAATGATCATGATGGCGATGGGGTTCTTTCTCATTTAGAGGATATTAATGAAAACAGCAACGTTTTTGATGATGATTCTGATGGCGATGGTTTACCAGATTATGTAGATACTGATGATGATGGTGATGGTGTATTTACCTTATTTGAGGATATTGATGGAGATGGTGACCCTACAAATGATGATACAAATAATAACGGAATTCCAAATTATTTAGATCCTGAATCCACAGAATCTAATCAAGATTAA
- a CDS encoding RNA-binding S4 domain-containing protein: MRVDKFLWCVRYFKTRSIATAACKKGHIKVNGQSVKPSREVYATDKVEVRKNQVNYQLTVNDTPPNRVGAKLVDIYITDTTPKEAFEAQDLLKYSKDYYRKKGTGRPTKKDRRDIDGFYDEPE, encoded by the coding sequence ATGCGTGTAGACAAATTTCTTTGGTGCGTGAGGTACTTTAAAACCAGAAGTATTGCCACTGCTGCATGTAAAAAAGGACATATTAAAGTCAACGGACAATCGGTAAAACCCAGTAGAGAAGTTTATGCTACTGATAAAGTTGAAGTTCGAAAAAACCAAGTGAACTACCAACTCACTGTCAATGATACGCCTCCAAATCGGGTTGGAGCAAAATTGGTGGATATTTATATCACCGATACCACTCCAAAAGAAGCTTTTGAAGCTCAAGATCTATTAAAATATTCTAAGGATTATTATCGTAAAAAAGGAACCGGACGCCCAACTAAAAAAGACCGTCGTGATATAGACGGTTTTTACGATGAGCCCGAATAG
- a CDS encoding phosphoribosyltransferase family protein, which produces MENTILTHIEIKHKIRRIAYQIYESNVEETEIILAGIESNGFILAKKLKDDLDKISGIKSILCSVIVNKKNPLDKISTSIPPAEYENKSVILVDDVLNSGGTLIYGVKHFLDVPLKQFKTAVLVNRNHKKYPIKADFKGISLSTSLNEHVEVVLKGKAYSAFLK; this is translated from the coding sequence ATGGAAAACACGATACTCACGCATATTGAAATAAAACATAAGATCAGACGTATTGCCTACCAAATCTACGAAAGCAACGTAGAAGAGACAGAAATTATATTGGCAGGAATTGAATCTAATGGTTTTATACTGGCTAAAAAGCTAAAAGACGATCTCGATAAAATCTCAGGTATCAAATCGATATTATGTAGTGTTATTGTCAACAAGAAAAACCCCTTAGATAAGATAAGCACCTCAATCCCTCCCGCAGAGTATGAAAACAAATCTGTGATTTTGGTAGATGATGTACTTAATTCTGGTGGAACACTTATCTATGGTGTTAAGCACTTTTTAGATGTGCCTTTAAAGCAATTTAAAACGGCGGTTTTAGTAAACCGAAATCATAAAAAATATCCAATAAAGGCAGATTTCAAAGGCATCTCTTTATCAACTTCCTTAAATGAGCATGTGGAAGTTGTGCTTAAAGGAAAAGCATATAGCGCTTTTTTAAAATAA
- a CDS encoding shikimate kinase: MTIVLLGYMGSGKSSVGQCLADKISFDFIDFDIFLSEKEGISIPFLFEKKGEIYFRKLEANYLYELLNRKNTIISLGGGTPCYGNNMATINKSDMVTSIYLKAAIPTLIERLYNERKKRPMISHLDNLDEFQEFIGKHLFERSQFYLQSDFSVVTDHKTPDQIAEDIITLLF; the protein is encoded by the coding sequence ATGACCATTGTTTTATTAGGGTATATGGGTTCGGGGAAATCCTCTGTGGGACAATGTCTTGCTGATAAAATTTCTTTTGATTTTATCGATTTCGATATTTTTTTATCAGAAAAGGAAGGTATTTCTATTCCTTTTTTATTTGAAAAAAAAGGTGAAATTTATTTTAGAAAATTAGAGGCAAACTATTTGTATGAGCTTTTAAATAGAAAAAATACGATTATTTCTTTAGGTGGGGGGACGCCATGTTACGGTAATAACATGGCTACTATAAACAAGAGTGATATGGTCACTAGCATTTATTTAAAAGCAGCAATACCTACATTGATAGAAAGACTTTATAATGAACGAAAAAAACGTCCCATGATTTCGCATTTAGATAATCTAGATGAATTTCAAGAATTTATAGGCAAACATCTTTTTGAGCGTTCGCAATTTTATTTGCAATCTGATTTTAGTGTCGTGACAGATCATAAAACACCAGATCAAATAGCCGAAGACATCATAACGTTATTATTTTAA
- a CDS encoding Gfo/Idh/MocA family protein, producing the protein MINRRGFIEKSAIALAASMLPYHKLIAPFSSKKLGVALVGLGSYSTHQLTPALQQTEHIELRGIVTGSPEKVPQWKKKYGIKDANIYNYDTMHKVASNPDIDVIYIVTPTFLHAKYAIIAANAGKHVFCEKPMAMNVKECRSIINACEQNKVRLAIGYRMQHEKNTQKIMAWSQTKPYGEIEKVKSSVGFRIGNEGAWRLDGSKGGGAIYDMGVYPINALRYASGLEPLSVTARHDNKRPELFINGANEITYFDFDFPDGIKGDGFVTYASGINTLGVTCAEGSYSLSPFQSYQGVSGTTSDGKQLEACDCNQQAIQMDDDALSIIEGREMKVPGEEGLKDIRIVEAILESAKNGSKKVMI; encoded by the coding sequence ATGATTAACAGAAGGGGTTTTATAGAGAAATCAGCAATCGCTTTAGCAGCATCGATGTTGCCCTATCATAAATTGATAGCGCCTTTTAGTTCAAAAAAATTAGGAGTTGCACTTGTGGGGTTGGGAAGCTATAGTACTCACCAACTCACTCCAGCACTTCAGCAAACTGAGCATATAGAACTTAGAGGTATTGTGACTGGAAGTCCAGAAAAGGTGCCTCAATGGAAGAAGAAGTATGGTATAAAAGATGCTAATATTTATAATTATGACACCATGCATAAGGTAGCTAGTAATCCTGATATTGATGTAATATATATTGTTACTCCAACATTTTTACATGCTAAATATGCTATTATCGCGGCGAATGCAGGTAAGCATGTGTTTTGTGAGAAACCTATGGCTATGAATGTTAAGGAGTGTAGATCTATAATAAATGCTTGTGAACAAAACAAGGTGCGTTTAGCTATTGGTTACCGAATGCAGCATGAAAAAAACACTCAAAAAATAATGGCGTGGTCCCAAACAAAGCCTTATGGCGAAATAGAGAAAGTAAAGTCTAGCGTGGGGTTTAGGATTGGCAATGAAGGCGCATGGCGTTTAGATGGATCAAAAGGTGGTGGTGCGATTTATGATATGGGAGTTTATCCAATTAATGCATTACGTTATGCGTCGGGTCTAGAACCCCTATCGGTAACCGCCAGACATGATAATAAAAGACCAGAGTTGTTTATTAATGGCGCTAATGAAATCACGTATTTTGATTTTGATTTTCCGGATGGTATCAAAGGAGATGGATTTGTCACTTACGCTAGTGGCATAAATACCTTAGGCGTAACTTGTGCTGAAGGATCTTACAGTTTATCACCTTTCCAAAGTTATCAAGGCGTTAGCGGCACTACTTCAGATGGTAAGCAGTTAGAAGCTTGTGATTGTAATCAACAAGCCATTCAAATGGACGATGATGCCTTATCAATAATAGAAGGTCGTGAAATGAAGGTGCCAGGAGAGGAGGGCTTAAAAGATATTAGAATTGTAGAGGCTATTTTAGAATCTGCCAAAAACGGCTCTAAAAAAGTTATGATTTAG
- a CDS encoding MerR family transcriptional regulator — translation MNNIKNSFSIKDLENLTGVKAHTIRIWEKRYDLLEPERTDTNIRTYDLENLQKLLNVSYLNANGFKISKIAEMDHDEICEVVKKTAEKDITHNHAISTFKLAMLNFDQKLFYETYAGLEKEKGFINIFYDDFMPLMSEIGLLWQTDTITPAHEHFLTTLIRQKLLVNTEIIQSQNNITKHQTFVLYLPDNEVHELGLMLLNYEIISRGYHCIFLGQSVPINSLEDLLNYYDDITFVSYFTVKPEKDKISDYINEFEVKILENKNMRLWLLGRMLSEIDVTSLHKQITAFESIKGLVKKL, via the coding sequence ATGAACAATATAAAAAATAGCTTTAGCATAAAGGATCTCGAAAACCTTACTGGGGTTAAAGCACATACCATCCGAATTTGGGAAAAGCGCTATGATTTGCTCGAACCAGAACGCACCGATACCAACATTCGTACTTACGACTTAGAGAATCTTCAAAAGCTTCTTAACGTCAGTTATCTTAATGCAAATGGTTTTAAAATATCGAAGATCGCAGAAATGGATCACGATGAAATATGTGAAGTGGTTAAGAAAACCGCTGAAAAAGATATCACACACAACCATGCCATTAGTACTTTTAAGCTGGCAATGCTCAATTTTGATCAAAAGCTTTTTTATGAGACCTATGCCGGGTTAGAAAAAGAAAAAGGGTTTATCAACATATTTTATGATGATTTCATGCCACTCATGTCTGAAATTGGACTTCTTTGGCAAACAGATACCATTACTCCTGCCCATGAGCATTTTTTAACCACTTTGATTCGTCAAAAGTTATTGGTCAACACCGAAATTATTCAGAGTCAGAATAACATCACAAAGCATCAAACCTTTGTATTATACCTGCCAGATAATGAAGTGCATGAGTTAGGTTTAATGCTTCTTAATTATGAAATCATCTCAAGAGGATACCATTGTATCTTTTTAGGTCAAAGCGTGCCCATTAATAGCTTAGAGGATTTATTGAATTATTATGACGACATTACCTTTGTCTCTTATTTTACGGTAAAGCCCGAAAAAGATAAAATTTCTGATTACATCAACGAATTTGAGGTTAAAATACTCGAAAACAAAAACATGCGATTATGGTTATTAGGTCGTATGCTCAGCGAAATAGATGTAACTTCTCTTCATAAACAAATTACAGCCTTTGAATCAATAAAAGGTTTAGTTAAAAAATTATAA
- a CDS encoding NAD(P)/FAD-dependent oxidoreductase → MKNTVGIIGSGFSSLSAACYLAQQGNEVTIFEKNETTGGRCRQLKKEGFTFDMGPSWYWMPDIFEKFFKDFGKQVSDYYQLDKLSPAYKIFFEKDTITIGDTLDKICEEFERIEAGSSKPLRAFIAKAATNYDIAINKVVLKPGISPFELVTKDTITRVDQFFKTISSEVRKNFKNPKLISTLEFPVLFLGAKPNNTPAFYSFMNYADFGLGTWHPQGGMYEIVKAMTALAKSLGVNIKTNSSVSKINIEDQRATSIEVDGKAFNFDVVLSGADYHHSETLIDEKYRQYSEKYWDSKTFAPSSLLFYVGFDKKLSGVEHHNLFFDTDFEAHAEDIYDHPKWPKQPLFYANFPSITDASMAPEDCETGFFLIPIAPGIEDNAALRERYFNKIMTRFENLTSQSVEKNIIFKESFCLKDFVEVYNSYKGNAYGMANTLSQTAFLRPKLKSKKVNNLYFTGQLTVPGPGVPPALISGKLVAELIKKYHSK, encoded by the coding sequence ATGAAAAACACAGTTGGTATTATTGGTTCTGGATTTTCCTCTTTATCTGCTGCTTGCTATTTAGCACAGCAGGGAAACGAAGTCACTATTTTTGAAAAGAACGAAACTACCGGTGGCCGATGCAGACAATTAAAAAAAGAAGGCTTCACATTCGATATGGGGCCCAGTTGGTATTGGATGCCAGATATTTTTGAGAAGTTTTTTAAAGACTTCGGAAAACAGGTCTCAGACTATTATCAACTCGACAAGCTAAGTCCTGCCTATAAAATATTCTTCGAAAAAGACACCATCACTATTGGCGATACACTTGATAAAATATGTGAAGAATTTGAACGTATCGAAGCAGGAAGTTCTAAGCCATTACGAGCGTTTATTGCTAAAGCCGCTACTAATTACGATATCGCCATCAATAAGGTGGTTCTCAAACCTGGAATTTCGCCTTTTGAGTTAGTGACCAAGGATACCATAACTCGTGTTGATCAATTTTTTAAAACAATAAGCTCTGAGGTTAGAAAAAACTTCAAAAACCCTAAGCTCATCTCTACCTTGGAGTTTCCGGTGCTTTTCTTAGGTGCCAAACCTAACAATACGCCTGCGTTTTACAGTTTTATGAATTATGCAGATTTTGGTCTTGGTACTTGGCACCCGCAAGGAGGTATGTACGAAATTGTGAAGGCCATGACCGCCTTAGCAAAAAGTTTGGGAGTTAACATAAAGACCAATAGTTCTGTTAGCAAGATCAACATTGAGGATCAACGTGCAACCTCTATTGAAGTAGATGGTAAGGCATTTAATTTTGATGTCGTCTTAAGTGGTGCAGATTATCACCATTCTGAAACCTTAATTGATGAGAAATACAGACAGTACTCTGAAAAGTATTGGGATAGTAAAACCTTTGCGCCGTCATCGCTATTATTTTATGTAGGCTTTGATAAAAAGCTTTCTGGTGTTGAACATCATAATTTATTTTTTGACACAGATTTTGAAGCTCATGCTGAAGATATTTATGATCATCCAAAATGGCCGAAACAGCCATTATTCTACGCCAACTTTCCATCAATTACCGATGCCAGCATGGCACCTGAGGATTGCGAAACTGGCTTTTTTCTTATTCCTATAGCACCAGGAATTGAAGACAATGCTGCTTTAAGAGAGCGCTATTTTAATAAAATAATGACACGTTTTGAAAATTTAACTTCTCAAAGCGTCGAAAAAAATATTATATTTAAAGAGTCCTTTTGCCTAAAGGATTTTGTAGAAGTTTACAACTCTTACAAAGGCAATGCCTACGGCATGGCAAACACCTTAAGTCAGACTGCATTTTTAAGACCCAAATTAAAAAGTAAAAAGGTTAATAATTTGTATTTTACAGGGCAATTAACCGTTCCGGGACCCGGTGTTCCACCAGCGCTAATTTCAGGAAAGTTAGTAGCAGAACTCATAAAGAAATATCACAGCAAATAG
- a CDS encoding phytoene/squalene synthase family protein, producing MKSIFDTVSHKCSKTVTRSYSTSFSLATKMLSDSIRQDIYNIYGFVRFADEIVDTFHDYDKAFLFESFSTDLEMALEHKISLNPILNSFQETYHKYDIDKHLVDAFMKSMRTDLHKSTYLTDEDYKQYIYGSADVVGLMCLKVFVKGDQERYNDLKDSAMSLGSAFQKVNFLRDLKADFEDLSRTYFPNTDLNQLDEASKQAIIDDIEHDFAEGLKGIKRLPIEAKFGVFMAYRYYSQLLKKLKKTPALEIKSTRIRVPNYKKFELLTRSYVKYQLNLM from the coding sequence ATGAAATCAATTTTTGATACCGTTTCCCATAAATGTAGTAAGACTGTAACAAGGTCTTATAGTACATCTTTTTCATTAGCCACTAAGATGCTCTCAGACTCAATTCGTCAAGATATTTATAATATCTACGGTTTTGTAAGGTTTGCAGATGAAATTGTGGATACCTTTCATGATTACGATAAAGCCTTTCTTTTTGAAAGCTTTAGTACAGATCTTGAAATGGCTTTAGAACATAAAATCAGTTTAAATCCTATTTTAAACTCTTTTCAAGAGACGTATCATAAATATGATATTGATAAACATTTGGTAGATGCATTTATGAAGAGCATGAGAACAGATCTTCACAAAAGCACCTACCTTACCGACGAAGATTACAAACAGTATATTTACGGCTCTGCAGATGTGGTTGGGTTAATGTGTCTCAAGGTTTTTGTAAAAGGCGATCAAGAACGCTATAACGACCTTAAGGATTCTGCTATGAGTTTGGGATCTGCCTTTCAAAAAGTAAACTTTTTAAGAGATTTAAAAGCTGATTTTGAAGATTTAAGCCGCACTTATTTTCCTAATACTGATCTCAACCAATTGGATGAGGCTTCAAAACAAGCCATTATAGATGATATAGAGCACGATTTTGCCGAAGGATTAAAAGGCATCAAAAGGTTACCTATAGAAGCCAAATTTGGCGTATTTATGGCGTATCGCTATTATAGTCAATTGCTCAAAAAATTAAAGAAAACACCGGCCTTAGAGATAAAATCAACCAGAATTAGAGTACCCAACTACAAGAAATTTGAGCTTCTCACCAGAAGCTATGTAAAATATCAACTTAATTTAATGTAA